One segment of Nostoc piscinale CENA21 DNA contains the following:
- the hypE gene encoding hydrogenase expression/formation protein HypE, which produces MDLSSSNQLQNPLLQKIAQAKRRQSKVRDSHINLAHGSGGKAMRDLIDDVFIQSFDNPILSQLEDQASFNLANLLQQGDRLAFTTDSYVVDPLFFPGSDIGELAINGTINDLAVSGAKPLYLTCSVILEEGLPLETLRRVVASMQAAAKNAGVQIVTGDTKVVHRGAADKLFINTAGIGVIPIGVNISAHNIQPGDAIIINGELGNHGTAILIARGELALETDINSDCQPLHTLVETILKVCPEIHAMRDATRGGLATVLNEFALTSNVGIRLHEDSIPIREEVKGVCEILGLDPLYLANEGKLVVVVKHDYADKVLAAMKTHPAGKDACIVGEVIASPPGVVFLKTVFGAERIVDMLVGDQLPRIC; this is translated from the coding sequence ATGGATTTATCATCATCAAATCAATTACAAAATCCCCTGTTGCAAAAAATCGCACAAGCCAAGCGTCGCCAATCAAAAGTTCGAGATAGTCACATAAATTTAGCACATGGTAGTGGCGGTAAAGCCATGCGTGATTTAATTGATGATGTATTTATCCAGAGTTTTGATAATCCTATTCTTTCCCAATTAGAAGACCAAGCCAGTTTTAATTTAGCTAATCTTTTACAACAAGGAGACAGACTCGCATTTACCACAGATTCTTATGTTGTAGACCCATTATTTTTCCCTGGTAGCGATATTGGAGAATTAGCAATTAACGGCACAATTAATGATTTAGCAGTTAGCGGTGCAAAACCTTTATATCTCACCTGTAGCGTCATTTTAGAAGAAGGATTACCCCTAGAAACTCTACGCCGTGTAGTAGCCAGTATGCAAGCCGCAGCCAAAAATGCAGGCGTACAAATTGTCACAGGTGACACAAAAGTAGTTCATCGTGGCGCGGCTGATAAATTATTTATTAACACTGCTGGTATTGGTGTTATTCCCATAGGCGTAAATATTTCCGCACACAATATTCAACCAGGAGATGCCATTATTATTAACGGCGAATTAGGAAATCATGGCACAGCCATTTTAATCGCCCGTGGTGAATTAGCCTTAGAAACTGATATTAACAGTGATTGCCAACCCTTACATACTTTAGTAGAAACTATCCTCAAAGTTTGCCCCGAAATTCATGCCATGCGGGATGCAACACGCGGCGGTTTAGCAACAGTATTAAATGAATTTGCCCTCACATCTAATGTTGGTATTCGCCTCCATGAAGATTCAATTCCTATTAGAGAAGAAGTCAAAGGAGTTTGCGAAATTTTAGGTTTAGACCCATTGTACTTAGCCAACGAAGGTAAATTAGTCGTAGTAGTAAAACATGATTACGCTGACAAAGTTTTAGCAGCCATGAAAACTCATCCAGCAGGCAAAGATGCTTGTATAGTCGGTGAAGTTATTGCCTCACCTCCCGGCGTTGTCTTCCTCAAAACAGTTTTTGGTGCTGAACGTATCGTAGATATGTTAGTAGGCGACCAACTACCAAGAATTTGTTAA
- a CDS encoding lipase family protein: MGFDSILFFDTQGTQAFLATHPGVDGGGKFAVLAFRGTEEDSIDILTDINFVKRLFPDENLLENAGLKENSIAKLPKLYAHGGFVAGIENIWGTAVSKEIEDLYSEPNQKVNWLGLPGISNALLNLYQQSNDTALYITGHSLGGALATLAAYKSLVYEKSFDITALYTFGSPRTVQQALAKKITQKFDGRSHRIVNGIDVVPRLPPRVPVLLDFSHINKLVYFSKNRHRKVKTFWGEDTIVLLILIVEFMLTLITRLISTILSLVGIPVKPYTPVTIKKHMITEYIRDLEIDLKLTSRHK, translated from the coding sequence GTGGGATTTGATAGCATTCTTTTCTTTGATACTCAAGGCACACAGGCATTTTTAGCAACCCATCCAGGTGTGGATGGAGGCGGCAAGTTTGCAGTGCTGGCTTTTCGCGGAACAGAGGAAGACTCTATCGATATCCTGACTGATATTAATTTTGTGAAGAGACTATTTCCTGACGAAAACCTGTTAGAAAATGCAGGTCTTAAGGAAAATTCCATTGCCAAACTTCCTAAACTTTATGCCCACGGAGGCTTTGTGGCAGGTATTGAAAACATCTGGGGTACGGCTGTAAGCAAAGAAATTGAAGACCTTTATAGTGAGCCAAATCAAAAGGTCAATTGGCTTGGTCTTCCAGGGATAAGCAATGCCTTACTTAACTTATATCAGCAATCTAATGATACTGCACTCTACATTACAGGGCATAGTCTGGGCGGGGCTTTAGCTACGTTGGCAGCTTACAAATCACTGGTGTATGAAAAGAGTTTTGACATAACAGCACTCTACACCTTTGGCTCACCCAGGACTGTTCAACAAGCTCTAGCAAAAAAGATCACTCAGAAGTTTGACGGGCGATCGCATCGGATTGTGAACGGTATTGATGTTGTACCGCGTTTACCACCACGAGTTCCAGTTCTTCTCGATTTTAGTCACATCAATAAATTAGTTTATTTTTCAAAGAATCGTCACCGCAAAGTCAAAACATTTTGGGGAGAAGATACAATTGTCCTTCTAATATTGATTGTTGAGTTTATGTTAACGCTAATAACACGCTTAATATCCACAATCCTGTCTCTAGTCGGAATACCAGTTAAGCCCTATACACCTGTGACGATTAAGAAGCACATGATTACTGAATATATTCGTGATTTGGAAATTGATTTGAAACTTACAAGTAGGCATAAATAG
- the rseP gene encoding RIP metalloprotease RseP yields MSVLAAIAVLAVLILVHELGHFVAARSQGIYANRFSLGFGPILWKYQGTETEYAIRAFPLGGFVGFPDDDPDSDIPPNDPNLLRNRPILDRAIVISAGVIANLIFAYLVLVLQLGIVGIPEKFNYQPGVIVQPVNEQSIAYQAGIREGDIVLAINGQELPASEKSTAILTKEIQTHPNQEISLKVQQKDQQVSLKITPTKGADGKGLVGIQLGPNGKPVFRRPSNPFEIFGIAANRFQQLFVGTLNGFGQLITNFQQTIGQVSGPVNIVKVGAKLAADDSTNLLSFAAIISINLAIINILPLPALDGGQLAFLLIEGLRGKPLPSRIQEGVMQTGLVLLLGLGIFLIVKETIQLTTQ; encoded by the coding sequence ATGTCAGTTTTAGCAGCGATCGCAGTCTTGGCTGTTTTAATTTTGGTACATGAACTGGGACACTTTGTGGCAGCGCGGTCTCAAGGCATTTACGCTAACCGCTTTTCCTTGGGGTTTGGGCCGATTTTGTGGAAATACCAAGGAACGGAAACCGAATATGCCATACGTGCTTTTCCCTTGGGTGGCTTTGTTGGTTTTCCCGATGATGACCCAGATAGTGACATTCCACCCAACGACCCAAATCTGCTGCGTAACCGTCCAATTTTAGACCGGGCGATCGTTATCAGTGCGGGAGTCATCGCAAATTTAATCTTTGCCTACTTAGTCCTAGTGCTGCAATTGGGCATTGTGGGCATCCCTGAAAAGTTCAATTATCAACCTGGTGTAATTGTTCAACCAGTTAATGAACAATCTATTGCCTATCAAGCCGGAATTAGAGAAGGTGATATAGTTTTAGCCATTAACGGTCAAGAACTCCCAGCTTCCGAAAAGTCCACCGCTATCTTGACCAAAGAAATTCAAACCCATCCCAACCAGGAAATTTCCCTCAAAGTTCAGCAGAAAGATCAACAAGTTTCTCTGAAAATAACCCCCACAAAAGGCGCAGATGGTAAAGGCTTGGTTGGCATTCAATTAGGGCCAAATGGTAAACCTGTTTTTCGCCGCCCCAGTAATCCTTTTGAGATTTTTGGTATTGCAGCTAACCGCTTCCAACAATTATTTGTCGGCACACTCAATGGTTTTGGACAATTAATTACCAACTTCCAACAAACCATTGGACAAGTCTCTGGCCCAGTTAATATCGTCAAGGTTGGTGCAAAATTAGCCGCCGATGACAGCACAAACTTGTTATCTTTTGCAGCGATTATCAGCATTAACTTAGCCATTATCAATATCTTGCCCCTCCCAGCATTAGATGGCGGACAACTAGCTTTTCTATTAATTGAAGGTTTGCGCGGTAAACCCTTACCTAGCCGCATTCAAGAAGGTGTAATGCAAACTGGCTTAGTCCTACTTTTGGGTTTAGGTATTTTCTTAATTGTCAAAGAAACCATCCAGTTAACTACTCAGTAG
- the hypB gene encoding hydrogenase nickel incorporation protein HypB, with protein MCVTCGCSDDAEGKITNLQTDEINHHHDHHTHTHTLPDGTVITHTHHHDEAPQIHAKIHGTTISLEQDILAKNNLLAAQNRGWFKGRNILALNLMSSPGAGKTTLLTRTIHDLKQQLPISVIEGDQETTNDAQKIKETGCKVVQINTGTGCHLDASMIERGLQQLNPPLNSVVMIENVGNLVCPALFDLGEYLKVVILSVTEGEDKPLKYPHIFRASEMMILTKVDLLPYVQFDVERCIEYAKQVNPNIQVFQVSAMTGEGLDNWYKWLTAKVGSLSIFLL; from the coding sequence ATGTGTGTAACTTGCGGTTGTTCTGATGATGCTGAAGGTAAAATTACCAATCTCCAAACCGATGAAATTAATCACCATCACGACCATCATACCCACACTCATACTTTACCCGATGGAACTGTGATTACCCATACCCATCATCATGATGAAGCACCACAAATTCATGCCAAAATTCACGGCACAACCATATCTTTAGAACAAGATATCTTAGCAAAAAATAACTTATTAGCAGCCCAAAACCGGGGATGGTTTAAAGGTCGAAATATTCTCGCCTTAAATTTAATGAGTTCTCCCGGTGCAGGCAAAACAACATTATTAACTCGCACTATTCACGATTTAAAACAACAATTACCGATTAGTGTAATTGAAGGCGACCAAGAAACCACTAATGATGCTCAAAAAATTAAAGAGACAGGCTGTAAAGTTGTCCAAATCAATACAGGTACAGGCTGTCATTTAGATGCGTCGATGATAGAAAGAGGTTTACAACAACTCAACCCGCCGCTAAATTCTGTGGTGATGATTGAGAATGTGGGTAATTTGGTTTGTCCGGCTTTATTTGATTTAGGTGAATACCTCAAAGTTGTAATTCTGTCTGTCACGGAGGGAGAAGATAAGCCGCTAAAATATCCCCATATATTCCGCGCCAGTGAGATGATGATTCTCACCAAAGTTGATTTATTGCCTTACGTGCAGTTTGATGTGGAACGTTGCATTGAATATGCAAAACAAGTGAACCCAAATATACAGGTTTTTCAAGTGTCGGCGATGACTGGTGAGGGTTTAGATAATTGGTATAAGTGGCTGACGGCAAAGGTGGGGAGTTTGTCTATCTTTCTTTTGTAA
- a CDS encoding NACHT C-terminal helical domain 2-containing protein → MSLSLDFKHLLANQLDLLTELQNIKNQLPSPSQGGEVLKIWWQENGKHWIETLRMWMISTRQIGHDWQYNPQNLEEIQQYWDANKLLLDCLKIATDVSPGLRNYIETSLFLPGKSDD, encoded by the coding sequence TTGAGTTTATCTCTTGACTTCAAGCATTTGTTAGCAAATCAACTAGACTTGCTAACAGAATTGCAAAACATTAAAAACCAGTTACCTTCCCCCAGCCAAGGTGGAGAAGTTTTAAAAATTTGGTGGCAAGAAAATGGCAAACACTGGATAGAAACATTACGTATGTGGATGATTAGCACGCGACAAATTGGGCATGATTGGCAATATAATCCTCAAAATTTGGAGGAGATACAACAGTATTGGGATGCTAACAAATTACTTTTAGACTGTCTAAAAATTGCAACTGACGTTTCTCCCGGCTTACGGAATTATATAGAGACGAGTTTGTTTTTACCTGGGAAGTCTGACGATTAA
- a CDS encoding carbamoyltransferase HypF, with protein MASEEIRVRGTVQGVGFRPTVYRLAKACGLRGDVCNDGQGVLIRVSGSEEAIAEFIARLQQECPPLAKIQELIRTRCTEELNCDEFVISSSVSNKIKTDITPDAATCPQCQKEIFDPFSRFYRYPFTNCTHCGPRQSIIRAIPYDRCNTSMSAFVMCAECTAEYNDVENRRFHAQPTACHSCGPSAWLERADGKPVTASMFSMMDDVDAVCTLLQKGEIVAIKGIGGFHLACDATNEVAVQKLRQRKQRYDKPFALMARDLAVIEEYCVVSEKEKELLASPVAPVVLLRKKEETNRQGRGGREGEEGRGVSEDVSISLLNNQNTQHSALSTQHYIAESVAPGQNTLGFMLPYTPLHHLILRRMNRPIVLTSGNISDEPQCIDNDAALEKLGKIADYFLLHNRDIVNRIDDSVVRVVGEKIQIIRRARGYAPAPIKLPPGFEEVPPILAMGSELKNTFCLLRDGEAILSQHLGDLENAAAFNAYQETLNLYLNLFEHKPEAIAIDKHPEYLASKLGKELATVNQIPPDEIQHHHAHIAACLAENGIALNTLPVLGIAFDGLGYGEDNTLWGGEFLLADYRQFQRLATFKPVAMIGSEQAIYQPWRNTYAQLISANLWDKCQQQYTDLEILKFLEKKPLKLLNQVIKKGINSPPASSVGRLFDAVAAAIGICTEACSYEGQAAIALESLVDVNILNNNEENLIYPFNFNFSDNIYCIDSAPMWSALLSDLQQQIPQSVIAAKFHQSLAKITVKMIKLLCQEYQIQQVVLTGGVFQNTILLQLVTQQLQTSNINVLTHNLVPTNDGGLSLGQAIITAAQYF; from the coding sequence ATGGCGAGTGAAGAAATTAGAGTTAGAGGTACTGTTCAAGGGGTAGGGTTTCGTCCGACTGTCTACCGTCTGGCTAAAGCTTGCGGGTTGCGGGGAGATGTTTGTAATGACGGACAAGGTGTATTAATTCGTGTCTCTGGAAGTGAGGAAGCAATAGCTGAGTTTATAGCGAGGTTACAGCAAGAATGTCCGCCACTAGCAAAAATTCAAGAGTTAATCAGAACTCGATGTACAGAAGAATTGAACTGTGATGAATTTGTAATTTCATCAAGTGTCAGTAACAAAATCAAAACTGACATTACACCAGATGCGGCGACTTGTCCCCAATGTCAAAAGGAAATTTTTGACCCCTTTAGTCGGTTTTACCGTTACCCTTTTACTAACTGTACTCATTGCGGCCCCCGTCAGAGTATTATTCGCGCCATTCCCTATGATAGATGCAATACCAGTATGTCTGCGTTTGTCATGTGTGCTGAATGTACAGCAGAATACAATGATGTCGAAAACCGCAGATTTCACGCCCAACCTACAGCTTGCCATAGTTGTGGCCCTTCTGCTTGGCTAGAACGTGCCGATGGTAAACCTGTGACTGCTTCGATGTTCTCGATGATGGATGATGTGGATGCAGTTTGTACATTGTTACAAAAGGGTGAGATTGTAGCCATTAAGGGAATAGGTGGATTTCATTTAGCTTGTGATGCAACAAATGAAGTTGCTGTGCAGAAATTACGTCAGCGCAAGCAACGTTATGATAAGCCTTTTGCTTTGATGGCGCGAGATTTGGCAGTAATTGAAGAGTATTGTGTAGTTAGTGAGAAGGAAAAAGAGTTATTAGCTAGTCCTGTCGCGCCGGTTGTTTTGTTGCGGAAGAAGGAAGAAACGAACCGCCAAGGACGCGGAGGGCGCGAAGGAGAGGAGGGAAGAGGAGTTTCCGAGGATGTTAGTATAAGTCTTCTAAATAATCAAAACACTCAGCACTCAGCACTCAGCACTCAGCACTATATAGCAGAATCTGTTGCACCAGGGCAAAATACTCTAGGATTCATGTTACCTTATACGCCTTTACATCATTTGATTTTGCGGCGGATGAATCGACCAATTGTATTAACGAGTGGCAATATTTCTGATGAACCACAGTGTATTGATAATGATGCGGCGTTAGAAAAGTTGGGGAAGATTGCTGATTATTTTCTCTTACATAATCGAGATATTGTGAATCGTATCGATGATTCTGTTGTGCGGGTGGTTGGTGAGAAAATTCAAATCATCCGTCGTGCGAGAGGATATGCACCAGCACCGATTAAATTACCACCTGGATTTGAGGAAGTACCGCCAATTTTAGCAATGGGGAGTGAGTTAAAAAATACTTTTTGCTTGTTGCGTGATGGTGAGGCAATTTTATCGCAACATTTAGGTGATTTAGAGAATGCGGCGGCGTTTAATGCTTATCAGGAAACGCTGAATTTATACTTGAATTTATTTGAGCATAAACCAGAAGCGATCGCTATCGATAAACACCCTGAATATCTTGCTAGTAAACTCGGTAAAGAACTCGCCACCGTAAATCAAATTCCCCCGGATGAAATTCAACATCATCATGCCCACATCGCCGCTTGTCTGGCAGAAAATGGCATTGCTTTAAATACATTACCCGTTTTGGGTATTGCTTTTGATGGTTTGGGTTACGGTGAAGATAATACCCTTTGGGGCGGAGAATTTCTGCTGGCTGACTACCGTCAATTTCAGCGACTCGCAACATTTAAACCAGTGGCAATGATAGGCAGTGAACAAGCCATTTATCAACCTTGGCGTAATACCTACGCGCAATTAATCTCAGCAAATCTTTGGGATAAATGTCAACAACAATATACTGATTTGGAAATATTAAAATTTTTGGAAAAAAAGCCATTAAAATTACTAAATCAGGTTATAAAAAAAGGCATTAACTCGCCTCCAGCCTCATCAGTCGGGCGATTATTTGATGCTGTAGCCGCCGCTATTGGTATTTGTACTGAAGCATGTAGCTATGAAGGACAAGCTGCGATCGCCTTAGAATCTTTAGTTGATGTTAACATCTTAAATAATAATGAAGAAAATCTAATTTATCCCTTTAATTTTAACTTTTCCGATAATATCTATTGTATAGACTCAGCCCCAATGTGGTCAGCTTTACTCAGTGATTTGCAGCAACAAATTCCCCAATCAGTCATCGCTGCTAAATTTCACCAGAGTTTAGCTAAGATTACAGTTAAAATGATTAAGCTTCTGTGTCAAGAATATCAAATTCAGCAAGTAGTTCTCACAGGAGGAGTATTTCAAAATACTATCTTATTACAGTTAGTTACTCAACAGTTACAAACATCCAATATTAACGTACTAACTCATAACTTAGTTCCTACTAACGATGGTGGTTTATCGTTAGGACAAGCCATAATTACAGCAGCTCAATATTTTTAA
- a CDS encoding hydrogenase maturation nickel metallochaperone HypA gives MHELGITQNIVAIVTEHANGMKVQKVVLEIGKLSAIMPDAIKFCFDICSKGTVLEDSILEIIEIPGLAKCSQCGAEIALDKPFGVCSCGSVQLDLITGEELKIKEIEIEEICV, from the coding sequence ATGCACGAACTAGGAATAACCCAAAATATAGTAGCCATCGTCACCGAACACGCCAATGGCATGAAAGTGCAGAAAGTAGTCTTAGAAATTGGCAAACTTTCAGCCATTATGCCAGATGCGATTAAATTTTGTTTTGATATTTGCTCAAAAGGTACAGTTTTAGAAGATTCTATATTAGAAATTATCGAAATACCGGGATTAGCCAAATGCAGTCAATGTGGTGCGGAAATTGCTCTTGATAAGCCTTTTGGGGTTTGCAGTTGTGGTAGTGTGCAACTTGATTTAATAACTGGTGAAGAACTTAAAATTAAAGAAATAGAGATAGAGGAAATATGTGTGTAA
- a CDS encoding NACHT domain-containing protein yields the protein MAKRSLQASAEGIRKAKQSFKRKGWTQEYLAAEVGLETRQAIWKFFTGQRIDRHVFNDICFALELDIAEIAQSFTTDESSLLDNSANLSLDIETVVQKLRSVYHENIQMQCGTVQILDVAQPIRFNDLYVDIEILEEINSRRWLEIKKFPQVWMKENNSLGVADWPQTKTSGIAAVKKYDKLMVLGKPGAGKTTFLQAIANSCNLGLFQADYLPIFVRLKDFAEDIRGSSQISLFNYLCASFLNLGISEQELNTIFTHGRALILLDGLDEVVGKDISKIISKIRQFTEKFYKNKIIITCRLGVQNYKFYGFTEIEIGNFSQSQIANFAEKWFLSVAKQPPAIAKDLASRFMQKLELKENFPILDLATTPLLLNFICLVFQFTEDFPINRTEIYKQILDLFLTRWDEAKGIKRDEIYPNFSLLHKIKLLSHIAAITFPQSSYFHPESHLCRLITDYLVQNFNPPNDTAALEIESASILQAIEAQHGLLMQKALGIYAFSHFSLQQYLTAKEIVININSPTLAELMNHLSKKSWREVFFTQCRNVKPCR from the coding sequence ATGGCAAAGCGATCGCTCCAAGCATCGGCTGAAGGGATCAGAAAAGCAAAACAATCCTTTAAACGCAAAGGTTGGACACAAGAATATTTAGCAGCTGAGGTAGGCTTAGAGACTCGCCAAGCCATTTGGAAGTTTTTTACCGGTCAACGGATAGACCGTCATGTATTCAACGATATTTGCTTTGCTTTGGAACTGGATATCGCAGAAATCGCTCAGTCTTTCACCACAGATGAATCAAGTTTGTTAGACAACTCTGCAAATCTGTCTTTAGATATTGAGACAGTCGTACAAAAACTGCGGTCTGTTTATCACGAAAACATTCAAATGCAGTGCGGTACTGTACAAATTTTGGATGTTGCCCAGCCGATACGATTCAATGATCTTTATGTTGATATCGAGATTTTAGAAGAAATTAACAGTCGCAGATGGCTAGAAATTAAGAAATTTCCCCAGGTATGGATGAAAGAAAATAACTCCTTGGGTGTAGCTGACTGGCCGCAAACTAAAACTTCGGGAATCGCAGCAGTCAAAAAATATGACAAGCTGATGGTGCTAGGTAAGCCTGGTGCTGGCAAAACCACATTTTTGCAGGCGATCGCCAATAGTTGTAATCTGGGATTGTTTCAAGCTGATTATTTACCCATCTTTGTCCGTTTAAAAGACTTTGCGGAAGATATTCGCGGATCGAGTCAAATAAGTTTATTTAACTATCTGTGTGCATCTTTTCTTAATTTGGGAATTAGTGAACAAGAACTAAATACAATTTTTACGCATGGACGGGCTTTAATTTTATTAGATGGCTTAGATGAAGTCGTTGGTAAAGATATCAGTAAAATCATCAGCAAAATTCGTCAGTTTACAGAAAAATTTTACAAAAACAAAATAATTATTACTTGTAGACTAGGTGTACAAAATTATAAATTTTATGGCTTTACCGAAATCGAAATTGGCAATTTTAGTCAATCGCAAATAGCTAATTTTGCCGAAAAGTGGTTTCTTTCAGTTGCCAAACAACCACCAGCCATAGCCAAAGACTTAGCCAGCCGCTTTATGCAGAAGCTGGAATTAAAAGAAAATTTTCCAATTCTAGATTTAGCAACCACACCACTTTTACTGAACTTTATTTGTTTAGTCTTTCAGTTCACTGAAGATTTTCCTATTAACCGCACTGAAATTTATAAACAAATTTTAGATTTATTCCTCACGCGCTGGGATGAAGCTAAAGGCATTAAAAGAGATGAAATTTATCCTAATTTTTCATTGTTACACAAAATTAAATTACTCAGTCATATAGCGGCAATTACCTTTCCCCAAAGCAGTTATTTCCATCCTGAATCGCATCTGTGCCGACTAATTACAGATTATTTAGTGCAGAATTTTAATCCACCTAATGATACCGCAGCTTTAGAAATAGAAAGTGCATCTATATTACAGGCAATTGAAGCCCAACATGGATTATTAATGCAAAAAGCACTGGGAATTTATGCTTTTTCTCATTTCAGCTTACAACAATATCTCACCGCTAAAGAAATAGTAATTAACATCAATTCGCCAACACTAGCAGAATTGATGAATCACCTGAGTAAAAAATCTTGGCGGGAAGTTTTTTTTACTCAGTGCCGGAATGTTAAACCCTGCCGATGA
- the hypD gene encoding hydrogenase formation protein HypD: MKYVDEFREPEKAHALQKEIVKISHQIKKHIKIMEICGGHTHSIFKYGIEAILPDNIELIHGPGCPVCVMPRGRLDDAIAISQHPNVILATFGDTMRVPGSKDSLLQAKAKGADIRMVYSPLDSLQLAKDNPDKEVVFFALGFETTVPSTAFTILQADAENIHNFSMFCNHVLVIPALKALLDNPDLQLDGFVGPGHVSMVIGTDPYQFIAQQYHKPIVVSGFEPLDILQSVWMLLKQLLENRYEVENQYNRLVEKAGNQIALKAMNQVFAVRETFEWRGLGELPNSGLKIRPEYGQFDAEVKFTIPNQKVADHKACKCGEILKGVLKPWECKVFGTACTPETPIGTCMVSSEGACAAYYKYGRFSNFTQKKSN, translated from the coding sequence ATGAAATATGTAGATGAATTTCGGGAACCCGAAAAAGCCCACGCCCTACAAAAAGAGATAGTAAAAATCAGCCACCAAATAAAAAAACATATCAAAATTATGGAAATCTGTGGCGGACATACTCACTCTATTTTTAAATACGGTATTGAAGCAATACTGCCCGACAATATTGAATTAATACATGGGCCTGGTTGTCCAGTCTGTGTGATGCCAAGAGGAAGGTTAGACGATGCGATCGCTATCTCCCAACATCCTAACGTCATCCTTGCCACATTTGGCGACACCATGCGCGTTCCTGGTTCCAAAGATAGCCTCCTACAAGCCAAAGCTAAAGGCGCAGATATCCGGATGGTGTACTCGCCCCTAGATAGCTTACAACTCGCCAAAGATAACCCTGACAAAGAAGTTGTTTTCTTCGCCCTTGGCTTTGAAACCACAGTCCCCAGCACAGCTTTTACCATCCTGCAAGCCGATGCAGAAAACATACATAACTTTAGTATGTTTTGCAACCATGTCTTAGTTATTCCCGCCCTCAAAGCACTATTAGATAACCCAGATTTACAACTAGATGGATTTGTTGGCCCTGGTCATGTCAGTATGGTAATTGGTACTGATCCATATCAATTTATCGCCCAACAATATCATAAACCAATAGTTGTTTCTGGCTTTGAACCATTAGATATTCTCCAATCAGTTTGGATGCTATTAAAACAGTTATTAGAAAATCGTTACGAAGTCGAAAACCAATATAACCGACTAGTTGAAAAAGCTGGAAATCAAATAGCATTAAAAGCGATGAATCAGGTTTTTGCTGTACGCGAAACTTTTGAATGGCGTGGTTTAGGAGAACTACCAAATTCTGGCTTAAAAATTCGTCCTGAATATGGACAATTTGATGCAGAAGTCAAATTTACCATCCCAAATCAAAAAGTTGCCGACCATAAAGCTTGTAAATGTGGTGAAATTCTCAAAGGAGTTTTAAAACCTTGGGAGTGTAAAGTATTTGGTACAGCTTGCACCCCAGAAACACCGATAGGTACTTGCATGGTTTCCTCGGAAGGTGCTTGTGCAGCTTATTACAAATACGGACGCTTCTCCAATTTCACGCAAAAAAAAAGTAACTGA